One region of Polynucleobacter sp. MWH-Aus1W21 genomic DNA includes:
- a CDS encoding flagellar hook assembly protein FlgD: protein MATNPLSGIRTYDPMTANTPVDAGAAGSTGTSAAEQTQNFLKLLIAQIQNQDPMAPMDASTMTAQMSQLNMVSSIGSMNTSMSAMLAQMQSVNFMNQAALIGHSPAVAGNGIAFNGTTQVMMGANATDALKSVVATITDASGNTINSVDLGDVNSGMTNFIWNGKDADGNTVPAGMYYLSLSGVDAQGVAVTPTAYVASPVTSVSKGDKGDAIYTLLDGRTVNSSDVQQWVS, encoded by the coding sequence ATGGCAACAAATCCATTAAGCGGTATTAGAACCTACGATCCAATGACGGCCAATACGCCAGTAGATGCTGGTGCTGCTGGCTCTACTGGAACATCGGCGGCTGAGCAAACGCAAAACTTTTTGAAGTTGCTCATTGCGCAAATTCAAAATCAAGATCCAATGGCTCCAATGGATGCATCAACGATGACTGCACAAATGTCACAGCTCAATATGGTGAGCAGTATCGGCAGCATGAATACATCTATGTCTGCGATGCTTGCGCAAATGCAAAGTGTGAACTTTATGAATCAAGCCGCATTAATTGGTCATAGCCCTGCGGTAGCTGGTAACGGCATCGCGTTTAACGGAACTACCCAAGTCATGATGGGGGCAAACGCAACAGATGCGCTGAAGTCAGTAGTAGCAACCATTACTGATGCAAGCGGAAACACAATAAACAGCGTAGATCTTGGTGATGTGAATTCGGGAATGACCAATTTCATCTGGAATGGTAAAGATGCAGATGGAAATACAGTGCCAGCAGGTATGTATTACTTGAGTTTGTCTGGAGTTGATGCTCAGGGTGTAGCTGTAACACCAACTGCTTACGTAGCTTCACCAGTAACTTCAGTATCTAAAGGCGATAAAGGCGATGCAATTTATACCTTATTGGACGGTAGAACCGTGAACTCTAGTGATGTACAGCAATGGGTTAGCTAA